The following coding sequences lie in one Verrucomicrobiia bacterium genomic window:
- a CDS encoding alpha/beta hydrolase codes for MNPRCLSLLLFFLANFANAQTLQFAQLGDFKLESGEVIRDCRIGYRTFGTLNSNQSNAVLFPTWALGTTEQLIGNIGSNKLVDSTKYFVIAVDALANGVSSSPSNSQLQPRMKFPKITIRDMVNTQHELLTKTLHLNHVRAVMGISMGGMQTFQWIVSYPDFMDKAIPIVGSPRPTPYDLVFIRAQLRAITNDPDWNNGNYTNNPARVAEAEFFALILTTPDEYNHHMTRERFAEELDKARNTLGFDSNDKIRQLQAIMALDISTSFGGSMERAAAAVKAKLLVISAVKDRAVNPVPALDFARLLHAQTLVLESDCGHLSPGCESQVVNQLVGDFLGQ; via the coding sequence ATGAATCCCCGTTGCCTTAGCCTGCTTCTCTTTTTTCTGGCGAACTTCGCCAACGCACAGACGCTCCAATTCGCCCAACTCGGTGATTTCAAGTTGGAAAGCGGCGAGGTCATTCGCGACTGCCGCATTGGCTATCGAACATTCGGCACGCTCAACAGCAACCAGTCAAACGCGGTCCTCTTTCCCACGTGGGCTTTGGGAACGACCGAGCAGCTCATCGGCAACATCGGGTCCAACAAGCTCGTGGACAGCACCAAGTACTTCGTCATCGCCGTCGACGCGCTCGCCAATGGCGTCTCATCATCGCCGTCGAACAGCCAGTTGCAGCCGCGTATGAAATTCCCGAAAATCACCATCCGCGACATGGTCAACACCCAGCATGAACTCCTGACGAAAACTCTGCACTTGAATCACGTAAGGGCCGTCATGGGAATCTCGATGGGCGGCATGCAGACCTTCCAATGGATCGTCTCGTATCCCGATTTCATGGACAAGGCGATCCCGATCGTCGGTTCGCCACGGCCCACGCCCTACGACCTCGTTTTCATCCGCGCACAACTCCGCGCGATCACCAACGATCCCGACTGGAACAACGGGAACTACACCAACAATCCCGCGCGCGTGGCCGAAGCTGAATTCTTCGCATTAATTCTCACCACTCCTGACGAATACAACCACCACATGACGCGCGAGCGGTTCGCCGAGGAATTGGACAAGGCCAGGAACACCCTCGGCTTTGACTCAAACGACAAAATTCGTCAGTTGCAGGCCATCATGGCGCTGGACATCTCGACTTCGTTCGGCGGGTCCATGGAGCGCGCGGCAGCCGCGGTAAAGGCCAAACTGTTGGTCATCTCCGCCGTGAAAGATCGCGCCGTCAATCCCGTCCCGGCATTGGACTTCGCCCGCCTCCTGCACGCGCAGACGCTGGTGCTGGAAAGCGACTGCGGCCATCTTTCCCCCGGCTGTGAATCCCAAGTGGTCAACCAATTGGTAGGTGATTTTCTGGGACAGTGA
- a CDS encoding family 16 glycosylhydrolase, with protein MTAIRIFSNPFVRTKRGFLIPAVGGLFLFGLLGAATPPTYGQTLSLVWSDEFNSATSSNVDTTKWTFDTGNGDNNAAGPGWGNDELEFYTGRTNNAYVANGVLHIRAQIENTNGFRYTSARLKTQGLFNTLYGRIEWRAKLPAGVGMWPALWMLGANIDTFPWPGCGEIDVVESNGAYPYYVQGSIHAGGSGATGYFVFNNYGDTANFHVYDLDWTVNAITWSVDGSPYETQTNWISSTGNPYPFPFNQPFFLLMNLATGGDYVGNPDTGSIDAGLPNEMQVDYVRVYQVPPPVNPLVVSITPNNGCASGGTPITIGGVNFQSGSTITMNGVNATGVAFVNSNTLTAVTAANLQGTYNVVVKTPGKPPTTLTNGFTYAGPLVFGGPNSLTPAIEGATLSWSAASGAAPLTYSVYEATNSGGEINPLLTTNALAVYLPLYPGSNSPITYFFKVKAFDNCGGLDTNHVELSVQPLLDPAKSQVGDGIPNSWKLQYGFSPFDPTVAAGDPDGDGLSNLQEFLDGTNPRDSASPFHVMGITLQGPDVLITWQSMGGMTNAVESTPNPGGGWSNISGNIVITGIGLATTNYLDAGAVTNTPANYYRVRLVP; from the coding sequence ATGACTGCGATACGCATTTTTTCCAATCCCTTCGTTCGAACCAAACGAGGGTTTCTGATTCCGGCCGTCGGCGGCCTCTTCCTTTTCGGCTTGCTCGGGGCCGCGACTCCGCCGACGTACGGCCAAACCTTGTCGCTCGTCTGGAGCGACGAGTTCAACAGCGCCACCAGTTCCAATGTCGACACGACCAAGTGGACATTCGATACCGGCAATGGCGACAACAACGCGGCTGGCCCCGGCTGGGGCAATGATGAGCTGGAGTTCTACACCGGGCGCACCAACAACGCTTACGTTGCCAACGGCGTGCTCCATATCCGCGCCCAAATAGAGAACACCAACGGATTCCGCTATACCTCCGCCCGCCTGAAGACCCAGGGCCTGTTTAATACGCTCTACGGGCGCATCGAGTGGCGCGCCAAACTGCCCGCCGGCGTCGGCATGTGGCCGGCGCTCTGGATGCTGGGGGCGAACATCGACACGTTTCCCTGGCCGGGCTGCGGCGAAATCGATGTGGTGGAAAGTAATGGGGCGTACCCATATTATGTGCAAGGAAGCATCCATGCCGGCGGAAGCGGCGCGACCGGTTATTTCGTTTTTAACAATTACGGTGATACCGCCAACTTCCATGTTTACGATCTGGATTGGACGGTCAACGCGATCACGTGGTCTGTCGATGGCTCGCCTTACGAAACCCAAACCAACTGGATTAGCTCCACAGGGAACCCTTATCCGTTTCCCTTTAACCAGCCATTTTTCCTGCTCATGAACCTCGCCACGGGCGGCGATTACGTTGGCAATCCGGACACCGGCAGCATCGATGCCGGCCTGCCCAACGAAATGCAGGTGGATTACGTCCGGGTTTACCAGGTCCCTCCGCCCGTAAACCCTTTGGTTGTATCGATCACTCCCAACAACGGCTGCGCGAGTGGTGGGACACCGATTACGATCGGCGGCGTGAACTTTCAAAGCGGCTCCACCATCACCATGAACGGCGTAAACGCCACGGGTGTGGCCTTTGTCAATTCCAACACCCTGACAGCCGTCACGGCCGCCAACTTGCAGGGAACGTACAATGTCGTGGTCAAGACTCCCGGCAAGCCTCCGACAACGCTCACCAACGGATTTACCTATGCCGGCCCGTTGGTTTTCGGTGGGCCGAACAGCCTCACCCCGGCGATTGAAGGCGCGACGTTGAGCTGGTCTGCGGCGTCGGGCGCGGCGCCACTCACCTATAGCGTCTACGAAGCGACCAATAGCGGCGGGGAGATCAATCCGTTGCTGACCACCAATGCCTTGGCGGTATACCTTCCGCTCTATCCGGGGAGCAACAGCCCGATCACGTACTTCTTCAAGGTGAAGGCGTTTGACAATTGCGGCGGCCTCGACACCAATCACGTCGAGCTGTCTGTCCAGCCACTCCTCGACCCCGCCAAGAGCCAGGTGGGCGACGGGATTCCCAATAGCTGGAAGCTACAATACGGCTTCAGTCCCTTCGATCCCACTGTCGCAGCCGGCGACCCCGACGGCGACGGCCTGTCCAATCTTCAGGAATTCCTCGACGGTACCAATCCACGGGACAGCGCTTCTCCGTTCCATGTTATGGGGATCACATTGCAAGGCCCGGATGTGTTGATCACGTGGCAGTCAATGGGCGGAATGACGAACGCCGTGGAGTCCACGCCCAACCCCGGCGGCGGCTGGTCCAACATCAGCGGAAACATCGTCATCACCGGCATTGGCCTCGCGACGACAAACTATCTCGACGCAGGCGCAGTCACCAACACCCCTGCCAACTACTACCGCGTACGCCTCGTGCCCTGA
- a CDS encoding glycosyltransferase, with protein sequence MISFIVPAHNEQAVIGRTLQAIHDSAGTVGQPYEIIVVDDASTDATAEIARRHQATVVPVNHRQIAATRNSGGRAARGDRLFFVDADTTINPRTVAAALRYMDRGAVGGGAPTLFDGVASPFIRLLSFLIGIGMGIGTKLIGFTGGAFMYCTREAFHATGGFDERFYCAEEGVFALALKRQGRFIVVWKPVLTSARRLRTLSGLQVVAFIARAVFCPWRTLTQRSAVEKIWYDSNRKEDETIPSSLAAKVSNAIILLILIILLTGPVWYFIPRSLTPWASPLGKFRFVAGIILCHAGLIFWPLAIIVFVHLFRRRHWIEWIKLAALCAFCSWQAVESTQGVIRIWHGLYHWLPHFFNG encoded by the coding sequence GTGATCTCGTTCATCGTCCCCGCGCATAACGAGCAGGCTGTTATCGGGCGAACCTTGCAGGCGATCCACGATTCCGCCGGCACCGTGGGCCAGCCGTATGAGATCATCGTGGTGGACGATGCCTCGACCGACGCCACGGCGGAGATCGCCCGCCGGCACCAGGCGACCGTAGTGCCGGTCAACCATCGACAGATCGCCGCCACGCGCAATTCCGGTGGACGCGCGGCGCGCGGCGACCGGTTGTTCTTTGTCGACGCGGACACAACGATCAATCCGCGCACCGTCGCTGCGGCGTTGCGCTACATGGACCGAGGCGCGGTAGGCGGAGGCGCGCCGACGCTATTCGATGGGGTTGCGTCCCCTTTCATCCGGCTCCTATCTTTTTTGATCGGCATTGGCATGGGTATCGGTACGAAACTCATCGGATTCACTGGCGGGGCTTTCATGTATTGCACACGCGAGGCTTTTCACGCGACCGGCGGTTTCGACGAACGTTTTTATTGCGCCGAGGAGGGCGTGTTCGCCCTGGCGCTGAAACGGCAAGGCCGGTTTATCGTGGTTTGGAAACCGGTTCTCACCTCCGCGCGCCGTCTCCGCACACTGTCGGGACTCCAAGTGGTGGCCTTCATCGCCCGCGCGGTGTTTTGCCCCTGGAGGACACTCACACAGCGGTCGGCCGTGGAAAAGATTTGGTATGACTCCAATCGCAAGGAAGACGAAACAATACCCAGCTCACTAGCCGCCAAGGTGTCCAACGCCATCATCTTATTGATTTTGATCATCCTGCTTACCGGGCCCGTGTGGTATTTCATCCCCCGGTCACTGACACCCTGGGCCAGTCCGCTCGGTAAATTCAGATTTGTGGCCGGAATAATTCTTTGTCATGCGGGACTGATCTTTTGGCCGCTCGCCATCATTGTTTTCGTGCATCTATTTCGGCGAAGGCATTGGATCGAATGGATTAAATTGGCCGCGCTGTGCGCTTTTTGTTCGTGGCAAGCCGTGGAATCTACGCAAGGTGTCATTCGGATTTGGCACGGGCTTTACCATTGGCTGCCGCATTTCTTCAACGGCTGA
- a CDS encoding class I SAM-dependent methyltransferase, giving the protein MRTPILYTDLARYYDLIYSWKDYQKEAATIQRLITKYKRSKGYDLLEVACGTGKHIQYLKDKFRVLGTDISTGMLRVARQNIKGVRFQRADMVTLNLEKQFDVIVCLFSSIGYVKTAADLKRTLLNFGGHLKKGGVVIIEPWLTKEIFKKGLPHMTTYGDDDIKIARLDVSKARGNVSILEMHYLVAEKDKTVRHFVDRHELSMFEPRQILRFMRQAGLRAKFVRNGLMKGRGLYIGVK; this is encoded by the coding sequence ATGCGCACGCCAATCCTCTACACTGACCTGGCCCGATACTACGACCTGATCTATTCGTGGAAGGACTACCAGAAAGAGGCCGCTACCATTCAGCGGCTGATTACGAAATACAAGAGGTCGAAAGGATACGACTTGCTGGAAGTCGCTTGTGGGACGGGAAAGCACATTCAGTACCTGAAAGATAAGTTCCGCGTGCTGGGAACCGATATCAGTACTGGGATGCTGCGTGTCGCCCGTCAGAACATCAAAGGCGTTCGGTTCCAACGGGCGGATATGGTCACGCTCAATCTCGAAAAACAATTCGACGTGATCGTCTGCCTGTTCAGTTCGATCGGATATGTAAAGACCGCCGCCGACTTGAAACGCACCTTGCTGAATTTTGGAGGCCACTTGAAGAAAGGCGGCGTGGTCATCATCGAACCGTGGCTGACGAAAGAAATCTTCAAAAAAGGTCTTCCGCACATGACAACCTATGGCGACGATGACATCAAAATCGCGCGGCTGGACGTTTCTAAAGCCCGCGGCAATGTCTCCATCCTCGAGATGCATTATCTCGTCGCCGAAAAGGACAAAACGGTGAGGCATTTTGTTGATCGCCATGAACTCAGCATGTTTGAACCACGACAGATTCTTCGATTCATGCGACAGGCAGGACTCCGTGCGAAGTTTGTCCGAAATGGTTTGATGAAGGGCAGGGGACTCTACATCGGAGTCAAGTAG
- a CDS encoding thiamine pyrophosphate-dependent enzyme, protein MRGADILVKCLEREGVDAVFAYPGGASMEMHQALTRSKIIRTVLPRHEQGGAFAAEGYARASGKCGVAIATSGPGATNLVTGVADAYMDSIPLILITGQVPRPMIGKGAFQETDVFGLALPIVKHSYLVMNVEDIPRVVKEAFYIANTGRPGPVWIDIPKDVQQSMCKPVYPEKINLRGYNPDKKISDIAVNEIAGLIEKSERPVIYAGGGIISSNAHEELLAFVEKTGIPIATTLMGIGAIPTDHELSMSWLGMHGTVTANYAVDKSDLLLALGVRFDDRVTGKVSEFAKHGTIVHIDVDPSEINKNKVAHLPIVSDIKYALQQLNRVVKGKQQFKAWHTQIAEWKKQYPFRYRVTDEVLKSQYVRDFLKGDVNEIVMPQYVVELLSELTKGEAILTTGVGQHQMWAGQYYKFKHPRSFLTSAGLGAMGYGYPAAMGAKVAFPNKEVVDIDGDGSFLMNIQELATAHIERIAAKALVLNNQHLGMVVQWEDRFYDSNRGHTYLGDPQNPHKVYPDYVAIAKGFNVPAERVTRKSELRAAMKRMLESKEPYVLDVIVPFTEHVLPMIPSGKTVKDIIIEKDAKPVLGTNLGL, encoded by the coding sequence ATGCGCGGTGCGGATATCCTCGTCAAATGCCTCGAACGCGAGGGTGTGGACGCAGTGTTTGCGTATCCCGGCGGCGCGAGCATGGAGATGCACCAGGCGCTGACCCGCTCGAAGATCATTCGCACGGTTTTGCCGCGCCACGAGCAGGGGGGCGCGTTCGCCGCCGAGGGTTACGCCCGCGCGAGCGGCAAATGCGGCGTCGCCATTGCCACCAGCGGGCCCGGCGCAACGAACCTGGTCACGGGCGTTGCCGACGCCTACATGGATTCGATTCCGCTGATTTTGATCACGGGCCAGGTTCCGCGGCCAATGATCGGCAAGGGCGCGTTCCAAGAGACGGATGTATTTGGTCTGGCGTTGCCCATCGTCAAGCACAGTTACCTCGTCATGAACGTCGAGGACATCCCGCGCGTCGTCAAAGAGGCGTTCTATATCGCGAACACAGGTCGGCCCGGTCCGGTCTGGATCGATATCCCGAAGGACGTGCAGCAGAGCATGTGTAAGCCGGTTTACCCCGAGAAGATCAATCTGCGCGGGTACAATCCGGACAAGAAGATCAGCGACATCGCGGTCAACGAGATCGCCGGGCTCATTGAAAAGAGCGAACGCCCTGTCATCTACGCGGGCGGCGGCATCATCTCATCCAACGCACACGAGGAACTGCTGGCGTTCGTTGAGAAAACGGGCATCCCGATCGCCACGACGTTGATGGGCATCGGCGCGATTCCGACCGACCACGAACTTTCGATGAGCTGGCTGGGCATGCACGGCACTGTCACCGCGAATTATGCGGTCGACAAATCCGATTTGCTGTTGGCGCTCGGCGTCCGTTTTGACGACCGCGTCACCGGCAAGGTCAGCGAGTTCGCCAAGCACGGGACCATCGTCCACATCGACGTCGACCCGAGTGAGATCAACAAGAACAAGGTCGCGCATCTGCCGATCGTCAGCGACATCAAGTACGCGTTGCAACAACTCAACCGGGTTGTCAAAGGCAAGCAACAGTTCAAGGCGTGGCACACGCAGATCGCGGAGTGGAAGAAGCAGTACCCCTTCCGCTATCGCGTTACCGATGAGGTCTTGAAATCGCAATACGTCCGCGATTTCCTCAAGGGCGACGTCAACGAGATCGTCATGCCGCAGTATGTGGTCGAGTTGCTCAGCGAATTAACCAAGGGCGAGGCGATCCTCACCACGGGCGTCGGCCAGCACCAGATGTGGGCGGGACAGTATTACAAGTTCAAGCATCCGCGCTCGTTCCTGACATCGGCGGGGCTCGGCGCGATGGGCTACGGCTATCCCGCGGCGATGGGCGCGAAGGTCGCGTTCCCCAACAAGGAGGTCGTGGACATCGACGGCGACGGGTCATTTTTGATGAACATCCAGGAGTTGGCGACGGCGCACATCGAGCGGATCGCGGCGAAGGCGCTGGTCCTCAACAACCAGCATCTCGGCATGGTTGTGCAGTGGGAAGATCGTTTTTATGATTCGAACCGTGGCCACACCTATCTCGGCGACCCGCAAAACCCGCACAAGGTTTACCCGGACTACGTCGCGATCGCGAAGGGCTTCAACGTTCCCGCCGAACGCGTGACGCGCAAGAGCGAATTACGCGCGGCGATGAAGCGGATGCTGGAGTCGAAGGAGCCGTACGTCCTCGATGTCATTGTGCCTTTCACGGAGCACGTGCTGCCGATGATTCCGTCCGGCAAGACGGTCAAGGACATCATCATCGAAAAAGATGCGAAGCCCGTTCTCGGCACCAATCTCGGGCTGTAA